In the Telopea speciosissima isolate NSW1024214 ecotype Mountain lineage chromosome 2, Tspe_v1, whole genome shotgun sequence genome, one interval contains:
- the LOC122650183 gene encoding formamidase-like, whose protein sequence is MAPTTRLVVPIDLTKKPWEQKVPLHNRWHPDIPPVEGITEGEMFRVEMVDWIGGAIGDNDTALDLKAINLNEGHYLSGPFRIVDKNGVTAKPGDLLSVEILKLGPLPGSEWGYTGSLDREHGGSFLTDHFPAATKAIWHFEGIYAHSPQIPGVRFAGITHPGIVGTAPSMELLNIWNEREGELEVKGHKSLTLSEHLHQRPFACLPTPEGCLLGKVQEGTPEWEKISKEAARTIPGRENGGNCDIKNLSTGSKVYLPVFVDGANLSTGDMHFSQGDGEVSFCGAIEMNGFLELKCEIIRGGMREYLTPMGPTPLHVNPIFEIGPIEPRFSEWLVFEGVSVDESGKQHYLDTTIAFKRAVLNCIDYISKFGYTKEQVYLLLSACPCEARIAGIVDAPNACVTLAIPTAIFDQDIRPKPRKVPVGPRVVRKPDVFKCTYDGNLPITKNLGATY, encoded by the exons ATGGCTCCTACTACAAGACTAGTTGTTCCCATCGACCTGACAAAGAAGCCATGGGAACAGAAGGTACCTCTTCACAACCGATGGCACCCAGACATTCCCCCTGTTGAAGGGATTACAGAAGGTGAGATGTTCAGAGTTGAGATGGTTGACTGGATTGGAGGAGCCATTGGAGATAATGACACTGCCCTTGATTTAAAAGCCATAAATCTCAATGAA GGGCACTATCTCAGTGGACCCTTTCGAATAGTGGACAAAAACGGCGTGACGGCTAAACCAGGCGATCTTCTTTCAGTTGAAATCCTCAAGTTAGGTCCTCTTCCTGGATCTGAATGGGGTTATACAGGATCACTTGACAGAGAACATGGTGGTAGTTTTCTGACAGACCATTTCCCTGCTGCAACCAAAGCTATTTGGCATTTTGAAGGGATATATGCTCACTCTCCTCAGATACCAG GTGTGCGATTTGCTGGTATAACTCACCCTGGAATTGTTGGCACCGCACCATCAATGGAGCTCCTAAACATATGGAatgaaagggaaggagaactTGAAGTAAAAGGCCACAAGAGTTTGACATTGTCTGAGCACCTGCACCAACGACCATTCGCATGCCTGCCAACACCAGAAGGCTGTCTTCTTGGAAAG GTCCAAGAGGGGACACCTGAATGGGAAAAAATTTCCAAGGAGGCTGCAAGAACAATTCCTGGAAGAGAAAATGGAGGAAATTGTGACATCAAGAATCTCAGCACAGGTTCAAAGGTATACCTTCCAGTATTTGTAGATGGAGCAAATCTTAGCACGGGTGACATGCACTTCTCTCAGGGTGATGGTGAAGTCTCATTCTGTGGAGCAATAGAGATGAATGGATTCCTAGAGCTCAA GTGTGAAATCATAAGGGGTGGAATGCGAGAGTACCTGACACCTATGGGTCCAACTCCTCTTCATGTAAACCCAATCTTTGAGATTGGCCCAATTGAACCAAGGTTCTCAGAATGGTTGGTATTTGAGGGTGTCAGTGTAGATGAGTCTGGGAAGCAACATTACCTTGATACAACTATCGCATTCAAGCGTGCAGTTCTCAATTGCATTGACTACATCTCTAAATTTGGATACACCAAAGAACAG GTCTATCTTTTGCTATCAGCCTGCCCCTGCGAAGCAAGAATTGCAGGAATAGTTGATGCTCCCAATGCTTGTGTAACTCTTGCAATTCCAACAGCAATATTTGACCAG GATATTCGCCCCAAACCTAGGAAAGTACCAGTGGGACCTCGGGTGGTGAGGAAACCAGATGTCTTTAAGTGCACTTATGATGGAAACTTGCCCATTACAAAGAACCTCGGTGCCACGTATTAG
- the LOC122650182 gene encoding formamidase-like: MAPTTPRVIIPIDPTKKPWEQKLPLHNRWHPDLPPVAEVKVGEFFRMEMIEWTGGFISDNDSAVDMKTVDLSTVHYLSGPIRVLDEEGIAAKPGDLLAVEICNLGPLPGAEWGYSGIFDRENGGCFLTDHFPGAAKAIFHFEGIYTHSPQIPGVRFPGLTHPGIIGTAPSTELLQIWNEREGHLVETGIQSLTLCDVLHLRPLANLPTPKGCLLGKVEEGTPEWNKIASEAARTIPGRENGGNCDIKNLSRGSKIYLPVFVDGANFSAGDMHFSQGDGEVSFCGAIEMSGFLELKCEIIRGGMKEYLTPMGPTPLHVNPIFEIGPVEPRFSEWLVFEGISVDEQGKQHYLDATVAYKRAVLNAIDYLSKFGYTKEQVYILLSCCPCEGRIAGIVDAPNACATLAIPTAIFDQDIRPKSSKIPRGPRVVRTPDVLKCSYEGNLPITKNPGGST, from the exons ATGGCTCCTACTACTCCAAGAGTGATAATTCCCATAGACCCGACGAAGAAGCCATGGGAACAGAAGCTACCCCTTCACAACCGCTGGCACCCGGACCTACCGCCAGTTGCAGAGGTTAAAGTTGGTGAGTTCTTCAGAATGGAGATGATAGAATGGACTGGAGGTTTCATCTCCGACAATGACTCAGCGGTTGATATGAAAACTGTAGATTTATCCACT GTGCACTATCTCAGTGGACCCATTCGGGTATTGGATGAAGAGGGCATTGCAGCCAAACCAGGTGATCTTCTTGCAGTAGAAATCTGCAACTTGGGTCCCCTCCCAGGAGCTGAATGGGGTTATTCAGGAATATTTGACAGAGAAAATGGGGGATGTTTTCTGACTGACCATTTCCCAGGGGCAGCGAAAGCAATTTTTCATTTCGAAGGGATATATACCCACTCTCCTCAGATCCCAG GAGTACGATTTCCTGGTTTAACCCACCCAGGTATAATTGGAACAGCACCATCAACTGAACTCctacaaatatggaatgaaaGGGAAGGGCACCTTGTAGAAACTGGCATCCAATCTCTGACATTATGTGATGTCCTGCACTTACGTCCCTTGGCAAACCTGCCAACACCAAAGGGCTGTCTTCTAGGAAAG GTTGAAGAAGGCACACCTGAGTGGAATAAGATTGCAAGTGAAGCTGCAAGGACAATCCCAGGAAGAGAAAATGGAGGAAATTGTGACATCAAGAATCTCAGCAGAGGTTCAAAGATATACCTTCCAGTATTTGTAGATGGAGCAAATTTTAGTGCAGGTGACATGCATTTCTCTCAGGGTGATGGTGAAGTTTCATTCTGTGGAGCAATAGAGATGAGTGGATTTCTAGAGCTCAA GTGTGAAATCATAAGGGGTGGAATGAAGGAGTACCTGACACCAATGGGCCCCACTCCCCTTCATGTAAACCCAATCTTTGAGATTGGCCCTGTTGAACCAAGATTCTCAGAATGGTTGGTATTTGAGGGTATCAGTGTAGACGAACAAGGAAAGCAGCACTACCTTGATGCAACTGTAGCATACAAACGTGCAGTACTCAATGCGATTGATTACCTCTCCAAATTTGGTTACACTAAGGAACAG GTCTATATTCTGCTATCATGCTGCCCCTGTGAAGGAAGGATTGCAGGAATAGTTGATGCCCCCAATGCCTGTGCAACTCTTGCAATTCCAACAGCTATCTTTGACCAG GATATTCGCCCCAAATCCAGCAAAATACCCCGTGGACCACGGGTCGTGAGGACGCCAGATGTCTTGAAGTGCAGTTACGAAGGAAATTTGCCCATCACAAAGAACCCTGGTGGCTCTACATAA
- the LOC122650186 gene encoding uncharacterized protein LOC122650186 has protein sequence MGRTFHVGADLCHFLGGARLVHPRPLCSNNSIVSKGNNNENSNKDDAIRDDDVYRQLEKLDFMTAAKILFTTPPKKKKFGLDFHLVQLFFACMPSLAVFLVAQYARYEIRRMEAEVELKKKQEEEKAKEMELNVTEENEEVDSDPELLKVKVRLDALEETLKEIIVETKKLSSGNDKREGSTSEHHAAVSSSPQNKSEDSTCATQSNSIKSKPDSSQ, from the exons ATGGGTAGAACATTTCATGTGGGAGCAGATCTTTGCCATTTTTTAGGGGGAGCACGCCTCGTCCATCCCAGGCCTCTCTGCTCCAACAATTCCATTGTCTCAAAAGGAAACAACAATGAAAACAGTAACAAGGATGATGCAATTAGGGATGACGATGTGTATCGTCAATTAGAGAAACTGGATTTCATGACTGCTGCTAAGATTCTTTTCACCACACCccctaagaagaagaaatttgg GCTTGATTTTCATCTAGTGCAGCTCTTCTTTGCCTGCATGCCTTCATTGG CTGTATTTTTGGTGGCTCAGTATGCTCGCTATGAGATCAGAAGGATGGAGGCG GAGGTGGAACTCAAAAAGAAGCAGGAGGAAGAAAAAGCAAAAGAGATGGAGTTGAATGTcacagaagaaaatgaagaagttgaCTCTGATCCAGAGCTGTTGAAGGTGAAAGTCAGACTGGATGCATTAGAAGAGACATTAAAGGAGATTATTGTTGAAACAAAGAAACTGTCAAGTGGAAATGATAAACGAGAAGGCTCTACGAGTGAGCATCATGCAGCTGTTAGCTCAAGTCCCCAAAATAAATCAGAAGACAGCACTTGTGCAACTCAAAGCAACAGTATTAAATCCAAACCAGATTCAAGCCAATAG